The Glycine max cultivar Williams 82 chromosome 3, Glycine_max_v4.0, whole genome shotgun sequence sequence TAAGCCCAGAAATAAGGTGATATTATGCATTCCCTAATTCTGAAGTGCCTAATCACCACCAAAAAACATGTATATTCTCAGCTGAGTTTTGCAAAGAATGTAGTCATCGAAAATCAGTCCCCTTGTCTTTTTTTCCTCATGATGAAAACATGCCTAGGCCGAACCAGTATCAGACACGGGCTAATTCAGTAAACCAGACACAAGCATTTGCCTATGTGACTCCATGATCAGAAACAAATTTAACTCGGTATCAGAAACGACACATGCATCAGAAGACTATTTATTATTACATAACAATTGGCACATATTATTCCGAACTTCCGTTGTCCCTTCTAGATCAATTTGTTCCAGAGCTAAATTCGATGTTTCGAAGACAATACCATAAGATTTACAATACTCACGCACCTTGCTCAATCAAATGGGCTGAACCCCCTTCCCTGGTTATGCCTATCTTAACTCACTTTTCTATTAATCTTtcattgggggggggggggggggggggggggggaaaccTTATACACTAGTATTCGCACAGGTAAAATTTCTCttgatcttattttttattcatttagcTGGTTTTATCTAGCCacatttttatctcattttgaAAGCTGGAAAGAACCCCATGCATTGTGAGAACACATAAAATTTTGAGAATATTACATTGACTGCAAACACAACTCAAAATCCATTAGTGCAAATTAACATTCGTCGCTTCATTCTAATAACGTGAGCCAGATTTTGATGTAACTGGTTCACAACACAAAAGGCATAAATGGCTCAATCACTTGACACCAGGCACCAGCACTAGTTCACAAAATACTGTCTACGCATGGAACAAAAGACACTTAAAATTTAGAGCTTCTACATCACTCAATACTTTGGAGGTGGCTGCTGGGTTGGTAATAATCCAAAACGCTTCTTCAGAAGAACTCTCTGTCTTGAATATTTATCATCGGGTGAAAACCGGGCTGCAGTTCAGGAAAACCAGGTAAGTACAGAAAATGTAGCATGAATTCTAGATAATCTTTGCCATGTATTTGACAGAGATGTCAAAACAAGGAAAGTGTTTTCAATAAGCAGTGAGAactctctgtcagtgacaaaaTCCAAAGAGTGCAAAAAACACAtcttcaaaaaattatatatggagcagtaaaaataataagttgttGTCTAACGGTTGAACATAGGAAACAAATTAGAATGTGAcctttttatgattaaatgtaaaaacaaggcatacaaaaaaaattcttgtagTAAACATGCCCTAAACCCCTAAGCTACTAATTCCAGCATCTTAATCAGCCATAATGATGATGTTTCTCAATCAATAGTTTTCATCCAACATGAATGTCATGCTGAAATTGGCATGGCAC is a genomic window containing:
- the LOC100306376 gene encoding H/ACA ribonucleoprotein complex subunit 3-like protein translates to MYLQFYINDNGDKVYTTKKESPVGLPTQSAHPARFSPDDKYSRQRVLLKKRFGLLPTQQPPPKY